One stretch of Euphorbia lathyris chromosome 7, ddEupLath1.1, whole genome shotgun sequence DNA includes these proteins:
- the LOC136234670 gene encoding ribonucleoside-diphosphate reductase large subunit-like has translation MYVVKRDGRQEPVHFNKITARLVNLSYGLNTDHCDPVLVAQKVCAGVYKGVTTTQLDELAAETAASMTANHPDYALLAARVSVSNLHKNTNKSFSETIKMMYNLVDKRSGQKASLIADDVYEIIMENAARLDGEIIYDRDFDYDYFGFKTLERSYLLKIDGRIVERPQHMLMRVAVGIHKDDTESAVKTYHLMSQRWFTHATPTLFNAGTPKPQLSSCFLLCMKDDSIEGIFDTLKECAVISKSAGGIGLSIHNIRATGSYICGTNGNSNGILPMLRVFNDTARYVDQGGGKRKGAFAIYLEPWHADIFEFLDLRKNHGKEEHRARDLFYALWIPDLFMERVKGDGSWSLYCPNEAPGLADCWGEEFEKLYTAYETEGKAKKVIPARKLWFEILNSQIETGTPYILFKDCCNRKSNQQNLGTIKSSNLCTEIIEFSSPTETAVCNLASIALPRYVKERGVPTDSVASKLVGSGGSESRYFDFEKLAEVTETAVANLNKIIDINYYPIESARRSNLRHRPIGIGVQGLADTFILLGMPFDSPEAQQLNKDIFETIYYHALRASSELAAKDGPYETYDGSPVSKGILQMDMWGVMPSDRWNWNKLREMISKNGVRNSLLVAPMPTASTSQILGNNECFEPYTSNIYSRRVLSGEFVVVNKHLLHDLTETGLWSQALKNKIISENGSVAKIPEIPEQLKAIYKTVWEIKQKTLVDMAADRGCYIDQSQSLNIHIEQPDLGKLTSLHFHAWSKGLKTGMYYLRTRAAADAIKFTVDTPVLNHENINTRHDNLDPDIAEVACSLKNREECMACGS, from the exons ATGTACGTGGTTAAGCGAGATGGCCGTCAAGAACCAGTTCATTTCAACAAGATCACGGCTCGACTCGTCAATCTAAGTTATGGGTTGAACACTGACCACTGTGATCCTGTGCTTGTTGCCCAAAAGGTCTGCGCTGGGGTCTATAAGGGTGTCACCACCACCCAGCTTGACGAGTTAGCTGCTGAGACTGCCGCTTCTATGACTGCTAACCACCCTGATTACGCTTTG TTGGCTGCAAGAGTTTCTGTTTCAAATCTGCATAAGAATACAAACAAATCTTTCTCAGAGAC GATTAAAATGATGTATAACCTTGTTGATAAGAGGTCTGGACAGAAGGCTTCTCTGATTGCAGATGATGTTTATGAAATTATCATGGAG AATGCCGCTCGATTGGATGGTGAGATCATCTATGACAGAGATTTTGACTATGATTACTTTGGATTCAAAACGCTTGAGAGGTCTTACCTTTTGAAGATTGATGGGAGGATTGTGGAAAGACCGCAACACATGTTGATGAGGGTTGCTGTTGGTATACACAAAGATGATACTGAATCTGCTGTCAAAACATACCACTTGATGTCTCAACGTTGGTTTACACATGCTACTCCTACTCTTTTCAATGCAGGAACCCCCAAACCCCAA TTGAGTAGCTGCTTCCTTTTGTGCATGAAAGATGATAGTATTGAGGGTATATTCGACACTTTGAAGGAGTGTGCTGTAATCAGCAAGTCAGCTGGAGGAATCGGTCTTTCAATACATAATATTCGTGCTACAGGAAGTTATATTTGTGGGACAAATGGGAATTCAAATGGCATTCTTCCAATGCTTCGAGTGTTTAATGACACTGCTCGCTATGTGGATCAAGGGGGAGGCAAAAGGAAGG gTGCTTTTGCCATATATTTGGAGCCATGGCATGCAGATATCTTTGAGTTTCTGGATCTTAGGAAAAACCATGGAAAG GAGGAGCATCGAGCTAGAGATTTATTCTATGCTCTTTGGATTCCCGACTTATTTATGGAAAGAGTCAAAGGTGATGGAAGCTGGTCATTGTATTGTCCTAATGAAGCTCCTGGTTTGGCTGATTGTTGGGGTGAAGAATTTGAAAAGCTGTACACTGCTTATGAAACTGAG GGTAAAGCAAAGAAGGTCATACCTGCTAGGAAACTCTGGTTTGAGATTTTAAATTCCCAAATTGAGACAGGAACTCCTTATATTCTTTTTAAG GATTGTTGCAATAGGAAGAGCAACCAGCAGAATCTGGGGACTATAAAGTCCTCGAATTTGTGCACTGAGATCATTGAATTCTCAAGTCCAACAGAAACTGCAGTTTGCAATCTGGCTTCTATTGCTCTACCACGTTATGTAAAGGAAAGG GGAGTACCAACTGATTCAGTCGCATCTAAACTTGTTGGTAGTGGAGGTTCAGAGAGCAGATATTTTGATTTTGAAAAACTAGCAGAG GTTACAGAAACTGCTGTTGCCAATCTAAACAAGATCATTGATATTAATTACTATCCCATTGAATCTGCAAGGAGATCAAATTTACGACACAGGCCAATTGGTATTGGAGTTCAGGGTCTCGCTGATACTTTTATCCTTCTTGGAATGCCATTTGATTCACCAGAG GCCCAACAGCTGAACAAAGATATATTTGAGACCATATACTATCATGCATTGAGGGCTTCTTCTGAGTTGGCTGCAAAAGACGGCCCTTATGAGACATATGACGGTAGCCCTGTAAGCAAG GGAATTCTTCAGATGGACATGTGGGGAGTCATGCCATCTGATAGATGGAATTGGAACAAACTTAGGGAaatgatttcaaagaatggAGTAAGAAATTCCCTTCTTGTGGCACCTATGCCAACTGCATCAACAAGCCAGATTCTTGGAAATAATGAGTGTTTTGAGCCTTACACATCCAATATCTACAGCCGCAGAGTCTTAAG CGGTGAATTTGTTGTGGTGAACAAACACCTCCTTCATGATTTAACAGAGACTGGTCTTTGGTCACAAGCTCTTAAGAATAAAATAATATCCGAGAATGGCTCTGTTGCAAAAATTCCTGAGATTCCAGAGCAGTTGAAAGCTATTTACAA GACGGTGTGGGAAATCAAGCAAAAGACATTGGTTGATATGGCTGCTGACAGAGGATGCTACATAGACCAGAGTCAGAGTCTGAATATTCACATAGAGCAACCTGATCTGGGGAAACTAACTTCATTACATTTTCATGCTTGGTCTAAG GGCCTGAAAACAGGGATGTATTATCTGCGAACACGTGCCGCAGCTGATGCAATCAAGTTCACAGTTGACACACCTGTTCTGAACCAT GAAAATATAAACACAAGACATGATAATCTCGACCCTGACATTGCAGAGGTGGCATGTTCACTTAAGAATAGAGAAGAATGCATGGCTTGTGGCAGTTAA